From the Arvicola amphibius chromosome 2, mArvAmp1.2, whole genome shotgun sequence genome, one window contains:
- the Tigar gene encoding fructose-2,6-bisphosphatase TIGAR: MPRFALTIIRHGETRLNKEKIIQGQGVDEPLSETGFKQAAAAGRFLNNVQFTHAFSSDLTRTKQTICGILEKSKFCKDMAVKYDSRLRERKYGVVEGKPLSEMRAMAKAAGEECPMFAPPGGETLEQVKIRAKNFFDFLCQYVLDGTGQRENFFPRAAGSCLESSLAEVFPVGKRDSLELHPDGGAPGLAASVLVVSHGAYMRSLFGYLISDLKCSLPATLGKVELSSVTPNTGMSVFLIDCEEGREPAIQCICMNSQEHLNGVTGKC; the protein is encoded by the exons ATGCCGCGCTTCGCCTTGACCATCATCCGCCA tGGTGAAACAAGACTTAATAAGGAGAAAATCATTCAAG GACAAGGAGTAGATGAGCccctttctgagactgggtttaAGCAAGCAGCTGCTGCTGGTCGATTTCTGAACAATGTGCAGTTTACACACGCTTTCTCCAGTGATCTCACGAGGACTAAGCAG acCATATGTGGCATTTTGGAGAAAAGCAAATTTTGCAAAGACATGGCGGTGAAGTATGACTCCAGACTTCGGGAAAGG AAGTATGGGGTCGTAGAAGGCAAGCCACTGAGCGAGATGAGAGCCATGGCCAAAGCCGCTGGGGAAGAGTGTCCCATGTTCGCTCCGCCGGGAGGAGAGACACTGGAGCAG GTGAAAATACGTGCAAAGAATTTCTTCGATTTCCTTTGCCAGTATGTCTTGGACGGGACAGGTCAGAGAGAAAACTTCTTCCCCAGAGCTGCAGGCAGCTGTCTGGAGAGCAGTTTGGCGGAGGTGTTCCCTGTGGGGAAACGGGACAGTTTAGAGTTGCATCCTGATGGTGGCGCCCCGGGCTTAGCAGCCAGCGTCTTGGTTGTGAGCCATGGAGCTTACATGAGAAGCCTCTTTGGTTACCTCATAAGTGACCTCAAATGCTCCTTGCCAGCAACACTAGGCAAAGTTGAACTCTCGTCGGTTACTCCCAACACTGGGATGAGTGTCTTTCTCATAGACTGCGAGGAAGGACGCGAACCAGCAATTCAATGTATCTGCATGAACTCCCAGGAGCATCTAAACGGAGTGACCGGAAAATGCTAA